One Rouxiella sp. S1S-2 genomic window, CCGGACCAATACGGCGATAACTGCGAAGTCTGTGGCGCAACCTACAGCCCAACCGAGCTTATTGACCCTAAATCTGCCGTTTCCGGCGCTACGCCGATCATGCGTGATTCAGAACACTACTTCTTCGATTTGCCTGAATTCAGCGCCATGCTACAGGCGTGGACCCGTTCGGGCGCATTGCAGGAGCAGGTTGCCAATAAAATGCAGGAGTGGTTTGAGTCTGGCCTGCAGCAGTGGGACATCAGCCGCGATGCGCCATACTTCGGCTTCGAAATTCCTGATGCGCCGGGTAAATACTTCTACGTCTGGCTCGACGCGCCGATCGGCTACATGGGTTCATTCAAAAACCTGTGCGACCGTCGCCCTGATTTAGACTTCGATGAGTTCTGGAAAAAAGACGCCACCACTGAGCTGTATCACTTTATTGGCAAGGACATCGTCTATTTCCACAGCCTGTTCTGGCCAGCAATGCTCGAGGGCAGCAACTTCCGCAAACCGACCAACCTGTTTGTCCACGGTTACGTGACGGTAAACGGCGCGAAGATGTCCAAGTCGCGCGGTACTTTTATCAAGGCCAGCACCTATTTGCAGCATCTTGATGCCGACTGTCTGCGCTACTACTACGCCGCCAAGCTTTCTTCACGCATTGACGATATCGACCTGAACCTTGAAGACTTCGTGCAGCGCGTCAACGCCGACATCGTTAACAAAGTGGTCAACCTGGCGTCGCGCAATGCCGGTTTCATCAACAAGCGTTTTGACGGTGTTCTGGCCGAAAAACTGGCTGACGAAGCGCTGTACAAAACCTTTACCGATGCCGCAACCAGCATCGCCGAGGCCTACAGCAGCCGTGAGTCAGGTCGCGCCATTCGTGAAATCATGGCACTGGCAGACCTTGCCAACCGCTATGTTGACGAGCAGGCTCCTTGGATTGTAGCTAAACAGGAAGGCCGCGATGCCGACCTGCAGGCCATCTGTTCAATGGGCATTAACCTGTTCCGTGTTCTGATGACTTACCTCAAGCCGGTTCTGCCTTCTTTGACCGAGCGCACCGAAGCGTTCCTCAATACCGAACTGACCTGGGATGCTATCACCCAGCCGCTGCTGAGCCATAAAGTTAACCCGTTCAAAGCGCTGTTTAACCGCATCGAGCTGGATAAGGTTACGGCGATGGTTGATGCCTCTAAAGAAGACATCGCCTCGGCCAAACCCCCAGTTACCGGCCCATTGGCTGATGCGCCGATTCAGGAAACCATCAACTTTGACGACTTTGCCAAAGTGGACATGCGCATTGCGCTGATTGAAAGCGCCGACTTGGTGGAAGGTTCTGACAAGCTGCTGCGTCTGCAACTGGATTTAGGCGGCGAGAAGCGTCAGATTTTCTCCGGCATTCGCTCGGCCTATCCAGATCCAAAACTGCTCGAAGGCCGATTAACCATCATGGTCGCCAATCTGGCACCGCGTAAAATGCGTTTCGGCGTTTCTGAAGGCATGGTGATGGCTGCCGGCCCTGGTGGGAAAGATATTTTCCTGCTCAGCCCTGACAGCGGCGCTCAGCCGGGCATGCAGGTGAAGTAAAGGCTTTTGCAACACATTACCGTGAAGCCTGCCCTGTTAATGGGCGGGCTTTTTTATGTCCGGCATATCGCCTTACCTCACTCTTTCAGATAAGCAGATTGTGCGGCGGCAGCCCATAAACTACGACAATCCTTACAATTGCGTGTCGTATCATGGTAATCATTACGTCATTATCACCTTCCACTGCTGTGTACTCTTCCATAAGGGCAAACCATGTTTAATTTCGATTTTTACAACCCTACGCGTGTGCTGTTCGGCGTCGACCGAATTGCAGATATCGGTAAAAATATTCCTGAAAATGCCCGCGTACTGATCACCTACGGCGGCGGCAGTGCTAAAAAATATGGCACGCTGGATGAAGTCCATGCCGCATTAAGTGACCGCGTCACGTTTGAATTTGGCGGTATCGAAGTTAACCCTCATTTAGATACGCTGCTGAAAGCCGTCGATGTTATCAAAGAGAACAAGATTGATTTTCTGCTCGCCGTGGGCGGTGGTTCAGTGGTTGACGGTACCAAGTTTATCGCTGCTGCGGCGCGCTATGAGGGCGACATTTGGCCGTTGTGGGCCGCGCGTCAACCGCTGACAGATGCACTGCCATTAGGCTGCGTGATGACCCTGCCGGCTACTGGCTCTGAGACGAATGACGTCGCCGTGGTCACCAACACTGCACTGGGACAGAAATCCGGCTATAGCCATCCGCTGCTGTTCCCTAAATTTGCCGTATTGGATCCTACTAAGACCTATACCCTGCCGATAACTCAGGTTGCCAACGGCGTGGTTGACGCCTTCATTCACGTTGTCGAACAGTATCTGACTTATCCAGTCTACGGCAAAGTGCAGGACCGTTTTGCCGAAGGCCTGCTGCTCACCTTAATAGAAGAAGGTCCGAAAGCACTCAGTGACCCGCAGAACTATGACGTTCGATCCGCGATAACCTGGTCAGCAACGCTTGCACTAAATGGCCTGATCGGCGTTGGCGTGCCGCAGGACTGGGCAACCCACCGCATTGGTCACCAATTAACGGCGCTTTACGGCATCGACCACGCGCAAACGCTGACTATTTTGCTGCCCGCTCTGCTGCAGGTGCAACGTGAGAGCAAAAAACAGAAGCTACTGCAGTATGCAGAGCGCGTGTGGAATATTACTGCCGGAGACGACGATGCCCGCATTGACGCCGCTATTGCCAAAACGCGTGAATTCTTCGAGTTGATGGGCTTGAAAACACGGCTCAGCGCTCACGGTCATCCTAAGACAGCGATTGATGAAATCCTCGAGAATTTGAAGCGCTTCAACATGTTGCCGATGGGTGAACAGCAGGATATTGACCTAGCGCGAGCCAAAGAGATCCTCACGCTTAGCTACTAACTGATTGAATCAGGCGGGGCCACATTTTCGGCCCTGCCCTGATTATGATTGATATTTATGACAGCTCAGAAAGTCGCTGCGCGGATACAATCAACTCCTGCAACAGCATTTGCCTTCTTTCCATTGGCGTATCACGACTCACCATGAAGCAAAATGCCGCCACCGCCTGTCCCGCGCGGGTGCGGATTGGCGCTGCCATGCAGCAGGTGAAACTGTCGGAAAGCCCCTCGGTCAAATAATATCCCTGAGCCCCTGCGCGGTGAATATCGTCAAGAAACTCCTGCTTATCGATATGACGTCCGTTGGCGAGCACAAAATCTTCATCTGGGATCAGGGCTAAAATGTCCTCCGCCGACCAGTCTCCTAGCAGAAGCCTGCCTGACGCCGTCCATGGAATAGGCACTTTAACACCGATATCTGAGGTTATCTTGAAAGGCTGGGCGTTGCTTTCAGAAAGCACCACTGTATATTTGTTACCTTCAAGCATGCAAAGCTGCACCGTTTCACCGTGCTTCGCCACCAACTCAACCATCAGTTGATGTGAACGGCGGATCAGGTCGTTATGGGTCATGTAGTCCGCACCGTAATAGTGCATCTCACGGCCGAAAAATACGTTACCTTCCGCATTCGACTCCAGCCATCCAGCCTCGGACAAAATACTCACCAGCTCGTAAATGCTCGAACGCGGTGCGCCCGTGGCGTCTATGAGTTCACGCATACTCATCGGCTGGCGTGCCTGATGTAATTGACGAAAGATATCAATCACGCGGTCCACTCCCCTCGCGCGGGGTGCGTTTTCTACCGGCATACTTACTCCCTTATTTATTAAGCCTGTCTCTTTCGTAATAAACCACATCATACACATTGTTTAATGTCACCGGAAACCGAATCCCTTTAATCATCCACATAATTACTCTATAAAAATGCACCATAATAAAGCCCTTATTTAGGGCATCAAGATAAGTATTACTAAAAGTAAAATATAGAGCAGGATCACAAAAGAGTTATTTTAATCAACCCCCACATCAGAAGCTTATCTAAATCCTCGCTTAATTAACAAATAAAGCGCATGCCCTATATTGCAAAATAAATTTCTTTATGCAAATCTAAAAACATCCAGTATCGCAGACATCAGTCTGACATATCGGACAGTAACAACACCGGGGAACGCAGTTTTTTTGATTAAATAAAAATTATAAAACTAAAAATAACCTTAGCTCAGGCTAAAAGAAATCCGAAACTCAGGAGTAACACATGTCAATTAAACGCTATGGCACCGAAGGTGGCGTAGGCACAGGCGGACAGCGATTGCCTTTTGCTCGAGCGGTTGAGGCCGACGGCTGGCTGTATATTTCGGGGCAAACGCCTATGACAGCAGGCGAAGTCGTGGAAGGCGGCATTATCGAGCAAACCAAACTGGCCTTTGATAACTGCCTGCAGATTATGCGTGAAGCCGGCTATGAGGTTAAAGACGTTGTTCATGTCACTGCGGTTTTGACCGATGCACGCTACTTCAGTTCTTTTAACAAAGTATTCAGTGAAGTTTTTGACGGTCATCCTCCAGCAAGAATTTGCAGCGTTCAAGACTTGGTGGTGGACTGTAAGGTAGAAGTTGACATGAAATGCTTCAGAGCCGACCGAAAATAATAATATCGCAATATCTTTTTCTTTTCTCTTGATTAACTTCACGATTTATCTTTGGTCTATTGATATTTAAATTCACCAACCACAGACAAATTATTATTACAACGAGGGTATTGAAATGAATCATATTAAATATAAAGCCCAAACCGCCTGTATTTTTAGCGCGGTAAGTTTATTTGCTTTAATAGGCTGCACACCGACGGACTCTAAAGAGGGAAAGGCCGGTGCCGCGCCCACCTCCACACTGCAAACCGTTTTACAGCGCGGCACACTGCGTGTGGGCGATTGCCTAAGCTTCGCGCCATTCGGCTTCTATGATAAAGCCGGTAATCCAGATGGTTACGACGTCGATTTAGCCAAAGAGCTGGCTAAAGATATGGGCGTCAAGCTGGAAATGGTCAATACCACCAGCGCCAACCGCATCCCGAATCTGCAAACCGACAAGGTTGATGTGGTGTTCTGTAACTTCACCCGCAATCTGGACCGTGCCAAAGAAATTGGCTTCACCCAACCTTACGTGGTGGCCAGCGAGGCTCTGTTGGTCAAAAAATCCAGCGGCATCAAGTCTGCGCATGACATGAACGGTAAAACCATTGCCACGGTGAAAGGTTCCACTAACGGTGATGAAGTCCGTTCAATGAACATTAAAGTTAATATTCAGGAATATGACTCCTCACAGGCGGCAATTCTGGCGGTGAAACAGGGTCAGGCCGATGCGATGATCGAGGATAATAACTTCCTGGCTTATCAGGCCAAGCTCGACCCAACCTTGATGGTTACCGATGAAGCGCTGGTCCCGCTGGAATATAACGCCTTTGGCGTTAAAGCCGGTGACCAGGTGTGGCTCAACTATCTCAATGAATTCCTGTTTGAAATTAATGCGTCGAAGAAAAATGCCGAGCTGTATCAAAAATGGTTTGGTACTACGCCACATTATCCGCTGAACCCTCAGTACTAAAGTTCCTAAAGACGGAGACAGAGAATGAGCTACCAATGGTTAACCCTCGCGGGCTATTTCAATACCTTTATTGAGGCGGCATGGGTAACGCTGCAAGTTACCCTGCTGGCATTTTTGCTGGCGATGACATTGGGTCTGCTGGCGGCGCTGGCTAAAGAATCCGGCTGGTCTGTGCTTCGTCTAATCAGTAACTGCTATATCGAAGTGATCAGAAACACGCCGGTTTTACTGCAAATATTTATCGTTTTTTTCGGGTTACCGTCTCTTGGCATTGTATTAAATGCCTATACCGCCGGTGTGATAGCGCTTGGCGTGAACGTCGGTGCCTATCTGGCAGAAGTATTTCGCGCAGGGATACAGTCGGTTCCCAAAGGGCAAATTGAGGCTGCAACGATATTGGGCATTAGCCGCCGACAGGTGTTTATCAACGTGATTATGCCGCAGGCCGCGCGCGCCGTTTACCCAGCGATTATTAATAATCTGATTCAACTGTTGCTGGGTACTTCCCTGCTTTCTGCCATTGCACTTCCCGAGTTGACCGGCGTGGCGACGGTGATTAACTCCCGCACGTTGCTCTATATACAGACCTTCAGCGTTACCCTGGTTATTTATCTGCTGCTCAGCAATGCGTTCTCATTAATAGGCAACCTGTTGGGACGCCGGATGTTTAATCCTCCGCTGGTGACGCCAGTAAAAAAGTCTTCAGGGTCGGCGATAAAAACTTGGCGGGCAGGCGGTCGTGGAAAATCTTTACCCGCAAATAATCTCAAATCTGGAGACCTGCTATGAGCGATTTAATTCTTTCCAGCTTGCCGCTGCTGTTTAAAGGATTGCTGGTCACCCTGCTGCTTTCGGTGGCATCGATTATCGGCAGTACGCTGCTCGGGTTGCTGGCCGCGGTGTTGCGCACCAGCAATGTTCCTGTGGGGGCGCAAATTGCCCGCGTCTATACCGAACTGTTTCGTGGCACACCGGTGCTGATTACACTGATGTTTATCTACTTCGGCGTTGCCTATTTCGGCTATGAAATCAACCTGTTTGCAGCGGGTATTTTGGGCCTGAGTATATATCAGGGTGCCTATATCTCTGAGGTTTTCCGCGCCGGAATAGAAGCAGTGCCAAAGGGCCAGTGGGAAGTTTCACAAATTCTTGGATTGGATAAACGACAGGCGTTCTTTTCGGTGATATTGCCACAGACGCGTAAAATTGTTCTCCCTCCGCTGGCAGGACAATATCTCTCACTGATTAAAGACACCTCGATTGTCAGCATGATTGGCATGTCGGAGCTGATGCACCAGGGGCAGGCCATCGTTGACCGCATGGGTCAGCCGGTGGTGATTTACCTGCTGGTTGCCGCGCTTTATTTCGCTATTTGCTACCCACTTTCGCGCTGGGTTCAACACCATAATCACACCAGGAGTCAGCTGTCATGAGCAATAACGCTGTCATTAGCCTAAACGGGATCACCAAATCATTCGGCAGTACCCAGGTTCTCAAAGAGATTAGCCTTGACGTAAAAGCGGGCGAAGTGTTGGTGCTGATCGGTGCATCCGGCTCAGGTAAAAGTACTGTACTGCGCATTATGAGCGGTCTGGAAATTGCCGACGGTGGCGAAGTCTGGGTCAATCAGGTTCCGCTGCACGACGCTAAACGAGCCAAAGAGATACGTGGCCACGTCGGCATGGTTTTTCAGCAATTCAACCTGTTCCCACATAAAACGGCGCTCGGAAACGTAACCCTGGCGCTGATTAAGGCGCGAAAAATGTCGGTATCACAAGCCAACAAGCGCGGTATGGAGGCATTGGAGCGCGTGGGACTGGCAGAACGTGCCAATCATTATCCATCACAGCTTTCAGGTGGACAGCAACAGCGCTTGGCGATTGCTCGGGCGTTGGCAGTCGAACCCAAAATCATGTTCTTTGACGAAGCGACCTCCGCACTCGACCCCGAACTGGTGGGCGAAGTGACCGAAGTCATGCGCGGACTGGCACGCGACGGCATGACCATGGTCGTGGTCACCCATGAGATGGGCTTTGCGCGCAAAACTGCCGACCGCGTAGTGTTTATGGACAAAGGCGTGATTGCCGAACAGGGCGCGCCGGAGCAAATCTTTGTGGATCCGCAGAACCCACGCACGCAGCAGTTTTTATCACGCGTGCTGGAACACTGATTCACTCAAGACTCATTGCACCCTCGCTACTTGGAAATAACTATGCACAAAGACATTTTGCCGATGCTCTATAAATCCGTTGCCGGTAACGGCACTGCCCCGCTGCCGATGGGGACGTCGGTACTGGCCTCCCCCGAGGTATTTTCGCCGTTGATGGTGATGAAGCAAAGCGCCATGCGACACAATCTTGCCAGCATGAGTGCATTTTGTCGGCAGCACGGCGTTCGCCATGCCGCTCACGGCAAAACGTCGATGTCACCACAAATCCTACGCGCCGCTGTAGCATCTGGAGCCTGGGGGATTTGCGCGGCCACGCCAGCGCAGGTACGCGCGTTGCGCACATTCGGTATTGAAAAGGTCTTTCTCGCCAATGAACTGGTCGACCCTGCCGCTATTCGCTGGATTGCCGAGTACCAGCGCAACAATCCCCGCAGCGAGTTTATGTGTTACGTCGATTCACTGGCTGGGGTGGCACTGCTTGATGAAGTGATTGCCGAGGTGGGAAGCCGCCTTTGCGTATTGGTCGAGGTTTCCGTGCCCGGCGGACGCACCGGCTGCCGCAGCCTGAGTGAGGCGGTGGCGATTGCCCAAGCAGTGAAAGACAGTCCGAATTTACACCTTGCGGGCGTTGCGGGCTATGAAGGCGCGATTGCCGGAGACCGCAGCGAAGCGTCACTGGCGGCAGTAAGACATTACTGCGCCACCATGATTGCCGCAGCACGGGCGATTGACAACGAAAAGCTGTTTTCAGCAGGAGAAGTACTACTCAGTGCCGGCGGCGGCACCTTCTTTGATATCGTGGTTGACACTTTTTCCGGCGTAAAACTCAGTCAGCCAAGCGTGACACTGATCCGCTCAGGTGCATATATGGCTCATGACGACGGCCTTTATGCTCGCATCGCCCCGTTTTCCCAGCCCCATGCCGAATACAGTTTCCAATCGACCTTGGAGATTTGGGGCCGCGTATTGTCTCGCCCTGAGCCGGAATTAGCTATTCTGGACTTTGGCCGCCGTGACGTACCTTTCGATCAGGACCTGCCGTTGCCACATTTTTTCCGCGACCGCGATGGGGAAAATCCGCGTTCTGCCTCTGAGAGTGTGATTACTGCAGTCAACGATCAGCATGCCTACCTGCGGATCCCCGCGGAGCTGCCTTTGGCTGTGGGAGACTGGGTCGGCTGTGGAATTTCGCATCCATGCACGGCTTTTGACAAGTGGCGTTATCTGCCGCTGATTGACGATGAGTATCGCTGCGTAGGAGAGGTGACGACTTTCTTTTAATCCCTGCCCCCGCGTTGTTCCGCGGGGACAGATTAGGATGGGGGAGCAAAATGTTACTTCGGCCAATTGGGCCACACTTTGCGATTATCATCTCGATTACCATACAGTTTATCGACGTCGCCGCACGACAGTCCAATGTCTTTCAGCTGAGTGCTGTTAAGCCCGCGGAGGATCTTCAGCGTCTGGCGTCGTTCGTGCCAGTGATTAATCGCTCTGACAAATGCAATCCAAACACCCGGCTTCTCATTGACTTTATTCTCATCAATAACATGTGTCGTTTTACCTTCGCCGCTTTCGACACTCTGATGCATACTGACTTCTGCCGCAGCACTCGTTACCCGTTGGCTTGTAAATTGGTCACACTCACAGATTCTTTTCATTTTGACGCCTCCTGTTAACCCTGCACATAGGATCTAACAACGCCGACAAACAATACAGACTCAGTTTTTAATTAATTTAACCGTACAGATCTAGCCAGGAGCACAGATTTAGGCGTAGATTAACGCTATCTGTACTGCAATCAGGTGTGACCATGAATCGCTATGAGCATTTAGCCAATGTATTAGGTGAACGAATTGAACAGGGATTATATCCGGCCGGTCAGCGGCTGCCCTCGGTAAGAACTTTAAGCACTGAACACGGCGTGAGTGTCAGCACCGTTCAGCAGGCTTACCGATCGCTTGAGGATCGTCATCTGGTGGTAGCTCGCCCTAAATCGGGCTATTTTGTTTCTATCAGCAAGCACCTCGCCGCCCTGCCCGCCGTATGCCGCTCACCGCAGCGTCCGGTTGATATTTCACAGTGGGATCTGGTGCTGGGGCAAATTACCAGCCGCGTCATTCCCGGCATGGTGGCATTGGGCGGCGGAACGCCAGACCTTACGCTGCCGAGCCTGAAGCCGTTAAATCGAGCGATGGCACGCGTGGCCCAGCGCACCGACAACAGCATGCTGTACTACGATATTATCGACGGTTCAAAAGAACTGCGTGACCAAATTGCACGCCTGATGATTGACAGCGGCAGCCATATCGATGCGGAAAACCTGGTCATTACCACCGGCTGTCACGAGGCGCTTTCTATTGCCATACGCTCTGTCTGTGAAGTGGGTGATATCGTGGCGGTAGACTCACCAAGCTTTCACGGTGCCATGCAAACCTTGAAGGGTTTTGGCATGAAAGCGCTTGAAATCCCGACAGACCCGATTACCGGCATCAGCATTGAAGCGCTGGAGCTGGCGCTCGAACAATGGCCAATTAAAGCAATACAACTCACGCCGACCTGTAATAACCCACTCGGCTACAACATGCCCGACGATCGTAAAATGGCGCTGCTGCGTCTGGCACAGTGCTACGACATCGCGATTATTGAAGACGACGTTTACGGTGATTTATCCTACCAATATCCGCGACCGGCAACGATCTATTCCTTCGACGACGATGGCCGCGTCCTGTTGTGCAGCTCTTTTTCAAAAACGGTGGCCCCCGGTTTACGGGTCGGTTGGATAGCACCGGGCAGGTATCGCGACCGCGCTATTCACATGAAATATATCAGCACCGGCAATACTGCCACCCAACCGCAGCTGGCGATGGTCGACTTTATCGAGGAAGGTCATTATCAGGCGCATCTGCGCCGCGTGCGTAATCAGTATCAGCTAAATCTTTGTGTGATGACCGACTGGGTGATGAAGTATTTTCCGCAGGGTGTGCGGGTCAGCCGACCACAGGGCGGATTTTTACTGTGGATTGAGCTCGACGAAAAAATCGATACCCAAAGACTTAACCGAATGCTTGAACCTGAAAAGATTCAAATTGCCGTCGGATCAATTTTCTCCGCCTCGGGCAAATACCGTAACTGTATGCGCATCAACTATGCGCAGCTTGACGAGAAAATTGACCGACAGGCCATTAAA contains:
- a CDS encoding amino acid ABC transporter permease, coding for MSDLILSSLPLLFKGLLVTLLLSVASIIGSTLLGLLAAVLRTSNVPVGAQIARVYTELFRGTPVLITLMFIYFGVAYFGYEINLFAAGILGLSIYQGAYISEVFRAGIEAVPKGQWEVSQILGLDKRQAFFSVILPQTRKIVLPPLAGQYLSLIKDTSIVSMIGMSELMHQGQAIVDRMGQPVVIYLLVAALYFAICYPLSRWVQHHNHTRSQLS
- the metG gene encoding methionine--tRNA ligase, which gives rise to MAQVAKKILVTCALPYANGSIHLGHMLEHIQADIWVRYQRMRGHQTHFICADDAHGTPIMLKAQQMGIAPEQMIEEMSQEHQKDFAGFGISYDNYHSTHSDENRELSTLIYSRLKENGFIKNRTISQLYDPEKGMFLPDRFVKGTCPKCKSPDQYGDNCEVCGATYSPTELIDPKSAVSGATPIMRDSEHYFFDLPEFSAMLQAWTRSGALQEQVANKMQEWFESGLQQWDISRDAPYFGFEIPDAPGKYFYVWLDAPIGYMGSFKNLCDRRPDLDFDEFWKKDATTELYHFIGKDIVYFHSLFWPAMLEGSNFRKPTNLFVHGYVTVNGAKMSKSRGTFIKASTYLQHLDADCLRYYYAAKLSSRIDDIDLNLEDFVQRVNADIVNKVVNLASRNAGFINKRFDGVLAEKLADEALYKTFTDAATSIAEAYSSRESGRAIREIMALADLANRYVDEQAPWIVAKQEGRDADLQAICSMGINLFRVLMTYLKPVLPSLTERTEAFLNTELTWDAITQPLLSHKVNPFKALFNRIELDKVTAMVDASKEDIASAKPPVTGPLADAPIQETINFDDFAKVDMRIALIESADLVEGSDKLLRLQLDLGGEKRQIFSGIRSAYPDPKLLEGRLTIMVANLAPRKMRFGVSEGMVMAAGPGGKDIFLLSPDSGAQPGMQVK
- a CDS encoding RidA family protein gives rise to the protein MSIKRYGTEGGVGTGGQRLPFARAVEADGWLYISGQTPMTAGEVVEGGIIEQTKLAFDNCLQIMREAGYEVKDVVHVTAVLTDARYFSSFNKVFSEVFDGHPPARICSVQDLVVDCKVEVDMKCFRADRK
- a CDS encoding DUF1127 domain-containing protein, which encodes MKRICECDQFTSQRVTSAAAEVSMHQSVESGEGKTTHVIDENKVNEKPGVWIAFVRAINHWHERRQTLKILRGLNSTQLKDIGLSCGDVDKLYGNRDDNRKVWPNWPK
- a CDS encoding PLP-dependent aminotransferase family protein; this encodes MNRYEHLANVLGERIEQGLYPAGQRLPSVRTLSTEHGVSVSTVQQAYRSLEDRHLVVARPKSGYFVSISKHLAALPAVCRSPQRPVDISQWDLVLGQITSRVIPGMVALGGGTPDLTLPSLKPLNRAMARVAQRTDNSMLYYDIIDGSKELRDQIARLMIDSGSHIDAENLVITTGCHEALSIAIRSVCEVGDIVAVDSPSFHGAMQTLKGFGMKALEIPTDPITGISIEALELALEQWPIKAIQLTPTCNNPLGYNMPDDRKMALLRLAQCYDIAIIEDDVYGDLSYQYPRPATIYSFDDDGRVLLCSSFSKTVAPGLRVGWIAPGRYRDRAIHMKYISTGNTATQPQLAMVDFIEEGHYQAHLRRVRNQYQLNLCVMTDWVMKYFPQGVRVSRPQGGFLLWIELDEKIDTQRLNRMLEPEKIQIAVGSIFSASGKYRNCMRINYAQLDEKIDRQAIKRVGEIIHQLMDNL
- a CDS encoding transporter substrate-binding domain-containing protein — translated: MNHIKYKAQTACIFSAVSLFALIGCTPTDSKEGKAGAAPTSTLQTVLQRGTLRVGDCLSFAPFGFYDKAGNPDGYDVDLAKELAKDMGVKLEMVNTTSANRIPNLQTDKVDVVFCNFTRNLDRAKEIGFTQPYVVASEALLVKKSSGIKSAHDMNGKTIATVKGSTNGDEVRSMNIKVNIQEYDSSQAAILAVKQGQADAMIEDNNFLAYQAKLDPTLMVTDEALVPLEYNAFGVKAGDQVWLNYLNEFLFEINASKKNAELYQKWFGTTPHYPLNPQY
- a CDS encoding iron-containing alcohol dehydrogenase, whose protein sequence is MFNFDFYNPTRVLFGVDRIADIGKNIPENARVLITYGGGSAKKYGTLDEVHAALSDRVTFEFGGIEVNPHLDTLLKAVDVIKENKIDFLLAVGGGSVVDGTKFIAAAARYEGDIWPLWAARQPLTDALPLGCVMTLPATGSETNDVAVVTNTALGQKSGYSHPLLFPKFAVLDPTKTYTLPITQVANGVVDAFIHVVEQYLTYPVYGKVQDRFAEGLLLTLIEEGPKALSDPQNYDVRSAITWSATLALNGLIGVGVPQDWATHRIGHQLTALYGIDHAQTLTILLPALLQVQRESKKQKLLQYAERVWNITAGDDDARIDAAIAKTREFFELMGLKTRLSAHGHPKTAIDEILENLKRFNMLPMGEQQDIDLARAKEILTLSY
- a CDS encoding IclR family transcriptional regulator, which encodes MPVENAPRARGVDRVIDIFRQLHQARQPMSMRELIDATGAPRSSIYELVSILSEAGWLESNAEGNVFFGREMHYYGADYMTHNDLIRRSHQLMVELVAKHGETVQLCMLEGNKYTVVLSESNAQPFKITSDIGVKVPIPWTASGRLLLGDWSAEDILALIPDEDFVLANGRHIDKQEFLDDIHRAGAQGYYLTEGLSDSFTCCMAAPIRTRAGQAVAAFCFMVSRDTPMERRQMLLQELIVSAQRLSELS
- a CDS encoding amino acid ABC transporter permease, translating into MSYQWLTLAGYFNTFIEAAWVTLQVTLLAFLLAMTLGLLAALAKESGWSVLRLISNCYIEVIRNTPVLLQIFIVFFGLPSLGIVLNAYTAGVIALGVNVGAYLAEVFRAGIQSVPKGQIEAATILGISRRQVFINVIMPQAARAVYPAIINNLIQLLLGTSLLSAIALPELTGVATVINSRTLLYIQTFSVTLVIYLLLSNAFSLIGNLLGRRMFNPPLVTPVKKSSGSAIKTWRAGGRGKSLPANNLKSGDLL
- a CDS encoding amino acid ABC transporter ATP-binding protein, yielding MSNNAVISLNGITKSFGSTQVLKEISLDVKAGEVLVLIGASGSGKSTVLRIMSGLEIADGGEVWVNQVPLHDAKRAKEIRGHVGMVFQQFNLFPHKTALGNVTLALIKARKMSVSQANKRGMEALERVGLAERANHYPSQLSGGQQQRLAIARALAVEPKIMFFDEATSALDPELVGEVTEVMRGLARDGMTMVVVTHEMGFARKTADRVVFMDKGVIAEQGAPEQIFVDPQNPRTQQFLSRVLEH
- a CDS encoding amino acid deaminase, producing MHKDILPMLYKSVAGNGTAPLPMGTSVLASPEVFSPLMVMKQSAMRHNLASMSAFCRQHGVRHAAHGKTSMSPQILRAAVASGAWGICAATPAQVRALRTFGIEKVFLANELVDPAAIRWIAEYQRNNPRSEFMCYVDSLAGVALLDEVIAEVGSRLCVLVEVSVPGGRTGCRSLSEAVAIAQAVKDSPNLHLAGVAGYEGAIAGDRSEASLAAVRHYCATMIAAARAIDNEKLFSAGEVLLSAGGGTFFDIVVDTFSGVKLSQPSVTLIRSGAYMAHDDGLYARIAPFSQPHAEYSFQSTLEIWGRVLSRPEPELAILDFGRRDVPFDQDLPLPHFFRDRDGENPRSASESVITAVNDQHAYLRIPAELPLAVGDWVGCGISHPCTAFDKWRYLPLIDDEYRCVGEVTTFF